The Pelorhabdus rhamnosifermentans genome includes a region encoding these proteins:
- a CDS encoding L,D-transpeptidase family protein encodes MLVRIIFPEAKLTSDCLIFRQQPALMKEIQQLLQTKKFYHGQITGLCDAETLSAITQFQEREGLRIGTVTALTLCRLLPAVTQSIAPQTQTRRAKGPSSPAHILIQKGPRQLTLFNGKTPIRTYPVAIGKPSTPTPTGNYAIASKVLNPGGMLGSRWMGLNFDTYGIHGTSKP; translated from the coding sequence ATGCTTGTACGAATCATTTTCCCGGAGGCAAAGCTTACAAGTGACTGCCTGATATTCAGACAGCAGCCTGCCTTAATGAAAGAAATCCAGCAACTACTCCAAACAAAAAAATTCTATCACGGACAAATAACAGGCTTATGCGACGCAGAAACGCTCTCAGCCATCACGCAATTCCAAGAAAGAGAAGGACTAAGAATAGGAACAGTGACGGCGCTAACACTGTGTCGCTTACTTCCTGCTGTTACTCAGTCTATTGCCCCACAAACACAAACGAGGCGTGCCAAGGGACCGTCATCACCTGCCCATATTTTGATACAGAAGGGCCCACGGCAGCTCACGCTCTTTAACGGTAAAACACCTATTCGAACCTATCCTGTTGCCATAGGCAAACCAAGCACCCCGACGCCAACGGGCAACTATGCCATTGCTTCAAAGGTGCTTAACCCAGGTGGCATGCTCGGCTCCCGCTGGATGGGTCTCAATTTCGATACTTATGGCATCCACGGAACAAGCAAACCGTAG
- a CDS encoding cyanophycinase encodes MGEKVSGNLMIIGGNEDKEGECLILKEFFKLAGGREARIVLITTASEFPRELGDIYRTLFLDFGARTAAVLYIDDRESANDLHLTEDIDQATGVFFTGGDQLRLTSILGGSQVDAAIRRCYQQGNIIAGTSAGASVMSDTMIVEGDSNESAQKSTLAMAHGMGLLEEVVIDQHFAQRGRINRLLSAVAQNPFVLGIGIDEDTALVVSDNATGKVIGSKTVTIVDGKHIIHSNISESNLHDPLAITNIRLHILPSGFGFDLKRRMPFTCNS; translated from the coding sequence ATGGGTGAAAAAGTTTCAGGTAATCTTATGATTATTGGGGGAAACGAAGATAAAGAGGGCGAGTGCCTCATACTCAAAGAGTTTTTCAAACTGGCCGGCGGCAGGGAAGCGCGCATTGTTTTAATTACAACAGCCAGCGAATTCCCACGTGAATTAGGGGATATCTATCGAACGCTATTTTTAGATTTTGGCGCGCGTACGGCAGCTGTATTATATATTGATGACCGTGAATCAGCCAATGATTTGCACTTAACGGAGGACATTGATCAAGCGACAGGTGTCTTTTTTACGGGGGGCGATCAATTGCGGCTGACAAGTATTTTGGGCGGGTCACAAGTCGATGCAGCCATCAGGCGTTGTTATCAGCAGGGAAATATTATTGCCGGAACAAGTGCCGGGGCATCTGTTATGAGCGATACCATGATTGTTGAAGGCGACTCCAATGAATCAGCTCAGAAGTCGACATTAGCTATGGCTCATGGTATGGGCTTATTAGAAGAAGTTGTTATTGATCAACATTTTGCCCAAAGGGGCCGAATCAATAGGCTCCTTTCGGCTGTTGCTCAAAATCCGTTTGTTCTTGGCATCGGCATTGATGAAGATACAGCCCTCGTTGTTTCGGATAATGCCACAGGAAAGGTTATTGGCTCGAAAACTGTGACGATTGTTGATGGAAAACATATTATTCATTCCAATATTTCAGAATCAAATCTGCATGACCCTCTGGCAATTACAAATATTCGGCTACACATTTTACCGTCTGGTTTTGGCTTTGATTTGAAACGGCGCATGCCCTTTACTTGTAACTCTTAA
- the cphA gene encoding cyanophycin synthetase: protein MRILSFRYFEGPNIYSYSPVAKVTVDIGRYEYLPTQKIAGFTDCLLELLPTLQEHKCSRGYAGGFVERLREGTYLAHVFEHVVLELQNLMGYDISFGKTRSTERKGVYDVVYGCSAMKVGRAVAHYSQLIINTLAEGRSVDGETVLNELKDVVRKSRLGPSTQALVNAAKARAIPVTSLDGDSLYMFGYGNKQQRIWASVTGQTGSIATDIACHKFLTNQLLRDNGIPVPDGMVVSNLEEAKSAFLSFHCPVVLKPLDGNQGKGVTLNMHSVAEISRAYHVAAQFNENVLIEEFIPGQEYRFCVVHGKVIAVARRLPAQIIGDGKLSVKQLVDQENSRQERGEDHEQVLTKIRIDAIALVTLAKQQLSIESIPSEGQVVVIRENANLSTGGTACDVTGQVHAEIVASVERAVRIIGLDVAGVDVVTTDISQPLTQVGGAIIEVNAAPGLRMHHYPSEGQPHDVAGAILDYLFPAGDQGRIPIVAITGTNGKTTVTRMVSHILMQVGLHVGMTTTDGIYIDGQCIIEGDTTGPASAKIILSDSTVEAAVLETARGGILRAGLAFDYCDVGVVTNITEDHLGQYGIDSLEDMAYIKSLILERTQAKGYAILNADDAQVVSLASRIKAPIIYFSLEADNIIIRRHLGVGGKTFFVKNGVIYAANGARSQPVVRVKDIPVTLGGAAVHNIQNAMIAVAVTSALKISRRTIKQSLCTFEKNPGRLTIRDIGGIRVCVDYGHNPAGYAALIQTVKKLGAKRLIGVIAAPGDRPDSCIVSMGNSAGRGFDHIIIKEDADLRGRERGQVAALLKAGVLSAKRTLGNIDIIYSEAEAVRKALMIAQHGDLIVVFYEKYRVVNDVIDDFERQIAEKRPQQGIETLPNDQFVAASGKTF, encoded by the coding sequence ATGCGTATTCTATCCTTCCGATATTTTGAAGGTCCTAATATTTACAGCTATTCGCCTGTTGCGAAGGTGACTGTTGATATTGGGCGCTATGAATACTTACCAACTCAAAAGATAGCGGGTTTTACTGATTGTTTATTGGAATTGCTGCCTACCCTCCAGGAACATAAATGTTCCAGAGGCTATGCTGGTGGTTTTGTTGAACGCCTCAGGGAAGGAACCTATCTTGCCCATGTTTTTGAACATGTCGTATTGGAACTGCAAAATTTAATGGGTTATGACATTTCTTTTGGTAAAACACGCAGTACAGAGCGAAAGGGTGTTTACGATGTTGTGTATGGCTGCAGTGCAATGAAAGTAGGACGAGCTGTAGCTCATTATAGCCAGCTTATCATTAATACCCTTGCCGAAGGGCGGTCTGTTGATGGAGAAACTGTTTTAAATGAGCTAAAGGACGTAGTCAGAAAGTCCCGCTTGGGACCAAGTACGCAAGCCCTTGTCAATGCAGCGAAAGCACGGGCCATTCCTGTTACAAGTCTTGATGGGGATAGTCTTTACATGTTCGGTTACGGAAATAAGCAACAGCGTATTTGGGCCTCTGTAACGGGGCAGACAGGAAGTATTGCTACAGATATTGCCTGTCATAAATTTCTGACGAACCAATTACTGCGGGATAATGGTATTCCTGTGCCTGATGGTATGGTCGTAAGTAACCTGGAGGAGGCAAAATCAGCTTTTCTCTCCTTTCACTGTCCTGTTGTCCTAAAGCCCTTAGATGGTAATCAAGGGAAGGGCGTGACACTTAATATGCATTCAGTTGCTGAAATTAGCCGTGCTTATCATGTGGCAGCTCAGTTTAATGAAAATGTTTTGATAGAAGAATTTATTCCAGGCCAGGAATATCGCTTCTGTGTTGTCCATGGCAAAGTGATTGCTGTGGCCCGACGGCTTCCAGCACAAATCATTGGGGATGGAAAGTTATCCGTTAAGCAGCTTGTTGATCAGGAAAATAGTCGACAAGAACGCGGCGAAGATCATGAGCAGGTTTTGACTAAAATTAGAATTGATGCCATTGCTCTCGTGACTCTGGCCAAGCAACAACTTAGCATAGAAAGCATTCCAAGCGAAGGCCAGGTTGTTGTTATTAGGGAAAATGCTAATCTTTCCACAGGTGGAACAGCTTGTGATGTGACAGGTCAGGTTCATGCTGAGATAGTGGCTAGTGTAGAACGAGCCGTGCGAATTATTGGTCTTGATGTAGCAGGTGTAGATGTTGTCACAACAGATATATCGCAGCCTTTAACCCAGGTCGGTGGGGCTATTATTGAAGTCAATGCAGCGCCGGGGCTTAGAATGCATCATTATCCATCAGAGGGCCAACCGCACGATGTAGCTGGGGCCATTTTAGATTATCTTTTCCCAGCAGGTGACCAAGGTCGTATTCCCATTGTGGCCATTACAGGGACAAACGGTAAGACCACAGTGACCCGGATGGTCAGTCATATTTTGATGCAAGTAGGGTTACACGTTGGCATGACAACGACAGACGGTATTTATATTGATGGACAATGTATTATTGAAGGAGATACAACTGGGCCGGCAAGTGCTAAAATTATTCTGAGCGATTCTACTGTTGAGGCAGCTGTCCTTGAGACAGCGAGGGGGGGCATTCTTCGGGCGGGCTTAGCTTTTGATTACTGTGATGTGGGTGTTGTGACGAACATTACGGAAGATCATCTTGGTCAGTATGGGATTGATAGTTTGGAGGATATGGCTTATATTAAGTCACTCATATTGGAGCGAACTCAGGCGAAAGGGTATGCAATTCTCAACGCCGATGACGCTCAGGTTGTTTCACTAGCGTCACGCATAAAAGCACCGATTATCTATTTTAGCCTTGAAGCCGATAATATTATTATTCGTCGTCATTTAGGCGTGGGAGGCAAGACTTTTTTTGTAAAAAACGGCGTGATCTACGCTGCAAATGGTGCGAGGTCCCAGCCTGTTGTTCGCGTGAAAGATATTCCAGTTACACTGGGCGGAGCTGCTGTTCATAATATTCAGAATGCTATGATTGCAGTTGCTGTTACATCAGCATTAAAAATCTCTCGCCGTACTATTAAGCAAAGTCTCTGTACCTTTGAAAAGAATCCCGGGCGGCTTACGATTAGAGACATTGGGGGCATTCGAGTTTGTGTTGACTATGGGCACAATCCAGCCGGTTATGCTGCTCTTATTCAAACAGTCAAAAAGCTCGGAGCCAAACGCTTAATTGGCGTTATTGCTGCTCCTGGTGACAGGCCGGACAGCTGTATTGTAAGTATGGGTAACAGTGCGGGACGCGGTTTTGATCACATTATTATTAAAGAAGATGCTGATTTAAGGGGCCGTGAGAGGGGACAAGTGGCGGCGCTGCTTAAAGCGGGGGTTTTAAGCGCAAAACGTACACTAGGCAATATTGATATTATCTATTCTGAGGCCGAAG